One window of Quercus robur chromosome 12, dhQueRobu3.1, whole genome shotgun sequence genomic DNA carries:
- the LOC126707935 gene encoding peptidyl-prolyl cis-trans isomerase CYP63 isoform X2: MTQKKNPFVFLDVSVDGDPVERIVIELFADVVPKTAENFQALCTGEKGIGKSTGKPLHFKGSYFHRIIKGFMAQGGDFSKGDGTGGESIYGGKFADENFRLKHDGAGFLSMANCGPNTNGSQFFITFKRQPHLDGKHVVFGKVVKGLDLLKKIEQLATTGGKPAGPVKIVDCGKTSESNTQDAVGKEKGKKKKPVKAPSSTDSSESSDEEMRGRHKKSLKDRRKKRKRRYSSSDSYSSDTESDSFSSDTDSDSSLSDSSYSSDGRHRKRRSAKRDKHQRGRKRKDGRRVRKRGRRDKRSKRKSKWSSESSTDTDSESTSISSSSDDEKTVSARKTGKESLTPLSVKETNVEQLKDHEIRTTRENSSHEEGELSPKNDEILNNGHGKNARSDKRANQQSYSDDSNRSRSLTPKRMTRNSSSLSPSQKRIPSRSPARKSGEQNHGRYSKGPLGSPARKAPEPSTSNHDKGVSRNPSPDGASKRVRKGRGFSDKYSFARRYRTPSPERSPRSTYRYGGRNFYERNRDRNPSYRTYNERSRYRSPQGGRSPPRYHSRRSRSRSISRSPGYRGRNRDHSRSQSPTRSPSPIDTRPPISERLKSRLGPRIDDQQSPARGRLRSRSRSHGSSLSRSPDTSPQKRRDRKISASPGRSRSSSSSPSGQRGLVSYGDASPDSGTR; this comes from the exons ATGACTCAGAAAAAGAACCCCTTTGTATTCTTAGATGTCTCAGTTGATGGGGATCCTGTGGAAAGAATTGTGATTGAG CTTTTTGCTGATGTTGTTCCTAAGACAGCAGAGAATTTTCAGGCACTCTGTACAG GAGAGAAGGGCATTGGAAAGTCTACTGGGAAACCCTTGCACTTCAAGGGATCATATTTTCATCGAATAATTAAAGGGTTCATGGCCCAG GGTGGTGATTTTTCAAAGGGAGATG GCACTGGTGGAGAAAGTATATATGGAGGAAAATTTGCTG ATGAGAATTTTAGGCTGAAGCATGATGGAGCTGGTTTTCTCTCAATGGCAAATTGTGGTCCAAACACAAATGGGTCCCAGTTCTTTATAACCTTCAAGCGCCAACCCCATCTTGATGG GAAACAtgttgtttttggaaaagttGTCAAGGGATTGGACCTTTTGAAGAAAATTGAGCAGCTGGCAACAACTGGAGGGAAACCTGCTGGACCTGTGAAAATTGTAGATTGTGGTAAAACTAGTGAAAGTAATACTCAGGATGCAGTTGGGAAAGAGAAAG ggaaaaagaaaaaaccagtGAAGGCTCCGTCTTCTACAGATAGTTCTGAGTCTTCTGATGAGGAAATGAGAGGAAGACACAAAAAATCTTTGAAGgacagaaggaaaaaaagaaaaaggagataCTCTTCATCTGATTCCTACAGTTCTGATACAGAATCtgattctttttcttcagaTACTGATTCAGATTCATCACTATCTGATTCAAGTTATTCTAGTGATGGAAGGCATAGGAAGAGGAGGTCTGCAAAAAGAGATAAGCACCAGCGTGGGAGGAAAAGGAAGGATGGGCGAAGAGTGAGAAAAAGAGGCCGCCGGGACAAACGATCAAAGCGCAAGTCTAAATG GAGTTCGGAGAGTTCAACTGATACGGATAGCGAGAGTACAAGCATTAGCAGCAGTTCTGATGATGAAAAGACTGTTTCTGCTCGGAAAACCG GAAAAGAATCCTTAACCCCTCTCTCAGTAAAAGAAACAAATGTAGAGCAACTGAAGGATCATGAGATCAGGACCACTAGGGAAAACTCCTCACATGAGGAAGGTGAACTATCTCCAAAGAATGATGAAATTTTAAACAATGGCCACGGAAAAAATGCTAGATCTGATAAACGTGCTAATCAGCAGTCCTATTCAGATGACTCAAATAGATCCAG GAGTCTGACTCCCAAAAGAATGACCAGAAACAGCAGCAGTCTAAGCCCAAGTCAAAAAAGAATTCCTAGTAGAAGTCCTGCTAGGAAGTCTGGTGAGCAAAATCATGGAAGGTATTCAAAGGGTCCATTGGGTAGTCCTGCACGCAAAGCCCCTGAACCTTCTACTTCCAACCATGACAAAGGTGTGTCGAGAAATCCTTCTCCAGATGGTGCTTCAAAGCGCGTCAGAAAAGGGCGTGGCTTCAGTGACAAGTACTCATTTGCACGTCGATACCGTACTCCATCTCCAGAGCGGTCACCTCGCAGTACCTATCGTTATGGGGGAAGAAATTTTTATGAAAGGAACCGTGATAG gaATCCAAGCTACAGAACTTATAATGAGCGCTCACGTTACAGAAGTCCACAGGGAGGCAGAAGCCCAccaag ATACCATAGTAGAAGAAGTCGAAGTAGGAGCATTTCTCGCAGTCCAGGTTATCGTGGCCGTAACAGGGATCATAGCCGAAGCCAGAGTCCAACACGCAGTCCGAGTCCAATAGATACACGACCACCTATAAGTGAGAGATTAAAATCTCGTCTTGGTCCTCGAATTGATGATCAGCAGTCTCCAGCCAGAGGAAGGTTGAGGTCCAGGTCCAGGAGTCATGGCTCCTCACTGTCCAGATCTCCGGATACTTCACCACAAAAGCGTCGTGACAGAAAGATCTCTGCATCTCCTGGCAGGTCTAGATCAAGCTCAAGCTCCCCATCTGGACAAAGAGGGTTGGTTTCCTACGGAGATGCCAGTCCTGATTCAGGGACAAGATAA
- the LOC126707935 gene encoding peptidyl-prolyl cis-trans isomerase CYP63 isoform X1: MTQKKNPFVFLDVSVDGDPVERIVIELFADVVPKTAENFQALCTGEKGIGKSTGKPLHFKGSYFHRIIKGFMAQGGDFSKGDGTGGESIYGGKFADENFRLKHDGAGFLSMANCGPNTNGSQFFITFKRQPHLDGKHVVFGKVVKGLDLLKKIEQLATTGGKPAGPVKIVDCGKTSESNTQDAVGKEKGKKKKPVKAPSSTDSSESSDEEMRGRHKKSLKDRRKKRKRRYSSSDSYSSDTESDSFSSDTDSDSSLSDSSYSSDGRHRKRRSAKRDKHQRGRKRKDGRRVRKRGRRDKRSKRKSKWSSESSTDTDSESTSISSSSDDEKTVSARKTGNSKHVKNRPPRNLGKESLTPLSVKETNVEQLKDHEIRTTRENSSHEEGELSPKNDEILNNGHGKNARSDKRANQQSYSDDSNRSRSLTPKRMTRNSSSLSPSQKRIPSRSPARKSGEQNHGRYSKGPLGSPARKAPEPSTSNHDKGVSRNPSPDGASKRVRKGRGFSDKYSFARRYRTPSPERSPRSTYRYGGRNFYERNRDRNPSYRTYNERSRYRSPQGGRSPPRYHSRRSRSRSISRSPGYRGRNRDHSRSQSPTRSPSPIDTRPPISERLKSRLGPRIDDQQSPARGRLRSRSRSHGSSLSRSPDTSPQKRRDRKISASPGRSRSSSSSPSGQRGLVSYGDASPDSGTR, encoded by the exons ATGACTCAGAAAAAGAACCCCTTTGTATTCTTAGATGTCTCAGTTGATGGGGATCCTGTGGAAAGAATTGTGATTGAG CTTTTTGCTGATGTTGTTCCTAAGACAGCAGAGAATTTTCAGGCACTCTGTACAG GAGAGAAGGGCATTGGAAAGTCTACTGGGAAACCCTTGCACTTCAAGGGATCATATTTTCATCGAATAATTAAAGGGTTCATGGCCCAG GGTGGTGATTTTTCAAAGGGAGATG GCACTGGTGGAGAAAGTATATATGGAGGAAAATTTGCTG ATGAGAATTTTAGGCTGAAGCATGATGGAGCTGGTTTTCTCTCAATGGCAAATTGTGGTCCAAACACAAATGGGTCCCAGTTCTTTATAACCTTCAAGCGCCAACCCCATCTTGATGG GAAACAtgttgtttttggaaaagttGTCAAGGGATTGGACCTTTTGAAGAAAATTGAGCAGCTGGCAACAACTGGAGGGAAACCTGCTGGACCTGTGAAAATTGTAGATTGTGGTAAAACTAGTGAAAGTAATACTCAGGATGCAGTTGGGAAAGAGAAAG ggaaaaagaaaaaaccagtGAAGGCTCCGTCTTCTACAGATAGTTCTGAGTCTTCTGATGAGGAAATGAGAGGAAGACACAAAAAATCTTTGAAGgacagaaggaaaaaaagaaaaaggagataCTCTTCATCTGATTCCTACAGTTCTGATACAGAATCtgattctttttcttcagaTACTGATTCAGATTCATCACTATCTGATTCAAGTTATTCTAGTGATGGAAGGCATAGGAAGAGGAGGTCTGCAAAAAGAGATAAGCACCAGCGTGGGAGGAAAAGGAAGGATGGGCGAAGAGTGAGAAAAAGAGGCCGCCGGGACAAACGATCAAAGCGCAAGTCTAAATG GAGTTCGGAGAGTTCAACTGATACGGATAGCGAGAGTACAAGCATTAGCAGCAGTTCTGATGATGAAAAGACTGTTTCTGCTCGGAAAACCGGTAACTCAAAACATGTCAAAAATAGACCACCTAGAAATCTTG GAAAAGAATCCTTAACCCCTCTCTCAGTAAAAGAAACAAATGTAGAGCAACTGAAGGATCATGAGATCAGGACCACTAGGGAAAACTCCTCACATGAGGAAGGTGAACTATCTCCAAAGAATGATGAAATTTTAAACAATGGCCACGGAAAAAATGCTAGATCTGATAAACGTGCTAATCAGCAGTCCTATTCAGATGACTCAAATAGATCCAG GAGTCTGACTCCCAAAAGAATGACCAGAAACAGCAGCAGTCTAAGCCCAAGTCAAAAAAGAATTCCTAGTAGAAGTCCTGCTAGGAAGTCTGGTGAGCAAAATCATGGAAGGTATTCAAAGGGTCCATTGGGTAGTCCTGCACGCAAAGCCCCTGAACCTTCTACTTCCAACCATGACAAAGGTGTGTCGAGAAATCCTTCTCCAGATGGTGCTTCAAAGCGCGTCAGAAAAGGGCGTGGCTTCAGTGACAAGTACTCATTTGCACGTCGATACCGTACTCCATCTCCAGAGCGGTCACCTCGCAGTACCTATCGTTATGGGGGAAGAAATTTTTATGAAAGGAACCGTGATAG gaATCCAAGCTACAGAACTTATAATGAGCGCTCACGTTACAGAAGTCCACAGGGAGGCAGAAGCCCAccaag ATACCATAGTAGAAGAAGTCGAAGTAGGAGCATTTCTCGCAGTCCAGGTTATCGTGGCCGTAACAGGGATCATAGCCGAAGCCAGAGTCCAACACGCAGTCCGAGTCCAATAGATACACGACCACCTATAAGTGAGAGATTAAAATCTCGTCTTGGTCCTCGAATTGATGATCAGCAGTCTCCAGCCAGAGGAAGGTTGAGGTCCAGGTCCAGGAGTCATGGCTCCTCACTGTCCAGATCTCCGGATACTTCACCACAAAAGCGTCGTGACAGAAAGATCTCTGCATCTCCTGGCAGGTCTAGATCAAGCTCAAGCTCCCCATCTGGACAAAGAGGGTTGGTTTCCTACGGAGATGCCAGTCCTGATTCAGGGACAAGATAA
- the LOC126710594 gene encoding 2-methyl-6-phytyl-1,4-hydroquinone methyltransferase, chloroplastic, translated as MASAMLSGAENLRLIRGITPKGLGFKGSDFHGRHFPKLGLVSSTRISKARTMVPLCSVSNSRPASQPRFIQHKQEAFWFYRFLSIVYDHVINPGHWTEDMRDDALEPADLSDRNMIVVDVGGGTGFTTLGIVKHVDAKNVTILDQSPHQLAKAKQKEPLKECKIIEGDAEDLPFKTDYADRYVSAGSIEYWPDPQRGIKEAYRVLKLGGKACLIGPVYPTFWLSRFFADVWMLFPKEEEYIEWFEKAGFKDVQLKRIGPKWYRGVRRHGLIMGCSVTGVKPASGDSPLQLGPIEEDVRKPVNPLVFLRRFILGVLASAYYVLVPIYMWIKDQVVPKGQPI; from the exons ATGGCTTCTGCAATGCTAAGTGGAGCTGAAAACCTAAGACTCATAAGAGGAATAACCCcaaaagggttaggttttaaGGGTTCAGATTTTCATGGGAGGCATTTTCCCAAGCTGGGTTTGGTGTCTAGTACTAGGATTTCCAAGGCTAGGACCATGGTGCCCCTGTGTAGTGTATCAAATTCAAGGCCAGCTTCACAGCCTAGGTTCATACAGCACAAGCAAGAGGCATTTTGGTTCTATAGGTTCCTCTCAATTGTGTATGACCATGTTATAAATCCTGGGCATTGGACTGAGGACATGAGGGATGATGCACTTGAGCCTGCTGATCTCAGTGACCGGAATATGATAGTAGTAGATGTTGGTGGTGGAACCGGGTTTACCACCTTGGGGATAGTTAAGCATGTTGATGCCAAGAATGTTACAATTTTGGATCAGTCACCTCATCAGCTTGCTAAGGCTAAGCAGAAGGAACCCTTGAAGGAGTGCAAAATTATTGAGGGCGACGCGGAGGATCTCCCTTTCAAAACTGATTATGCAGATAGATATGTATCTGCAGGAAG TATTGAGTACTGGCCAGACCCGCAGCGTGGCATCAAGGAAGCATACAGGGTGTTAAAACTTGGAGGAAAAGCATGCTTAATTGGCCCTGTTTATCCAACATTTTGGTTGTCTCGCTTCTTTGCAGATGTCTGGATGCTTTTCCCTAAGGAGGAAGAGTACATTGAGTGGTTCGAAAAGGCTGGATTTAAAGATGTCCAGCTGAAAAGGATTGGCCCAAAATGGTATCGTGGAGTTCGTCGCCATGGACTGATTATGGGCTGTTCTGTGACTGGTGTCAAACCTGCATCTGGCGATTCTCCTTTGCAG CTTGGTCCGATAGAAGAGGATGTAAGAAAGCCCGTAAATCCACTTGTATTCCTCCGGCGGTTCATTTTGGGTGTCCTGGCATCAGCATACTATGTTCTTGTTCCAATTTACATGTGGATCAAAGATCAAGTCGTGCCCAAAGGTCAACCAATCTGA
- the LOC126710151 gene encoding uncharacterized protein LOC126710151, producing the protein MDLGYVGPKFTWSKHFKSGHSIWERLNRGLATSSWFLKFPGSRVFHLQANSSDHKPLLIVFAPLDLPHRKRYFRFEEMWLSNPSYEETVQAAWYHKSSLDPSNEILKKNEKCGADLSWWNRNVFGSVRQELIRKKELLHKAENEAMNLGENSRVQELKVEINVLLDREARMWAQ; encoded by the coding sequence ATGGATTTAGGCTATGTGGGGCCGAAATTCACATGGAGCAAGCACTTTAAAAGTGGTCATTCAATCTGGGAGAGGTTGAATAGGGGTTTAGCTACAAGTAGTTGGTTCTTAAAATTCCCTGGTTCTCGAGTTTTCCATTTACAAGCGAATTCTTCAGACCATAAACCACTACTAATTGTCTTTGCTCCTCTAGATTTACCTCATCGAAAGAGATACTTCAGGTTCGAAGAGATGTGGTTGTCTAACCCAAGTTATGAAGAAACAGTTCAGGCAGCATGGTATCACAAAAGTAGTTTGGATCCAAGCAAtgaaatcctaaaaaaaaatgagaagtgTGGGGCTGATCTAAGTTGGTGGAATCGTAATGTCTTTGGCAGCGTGAGACAAGAACTGATCCGAAAAAAGGAATTGCTGCATAAGGCCGAAAATGAGGCAATGAATCTTGGAGAAAATTCAAGGGTTCAAgaattgaaagttgaaattaaTGTTCTTTTGGATAGGGAAGCGAGGATGTGGGCACAGTGA
- the LOC126710152 gene encoding uncharacterized protein At4g02000-like yields the protein MDDLAQDWSRLTLSNREGPSCCLTEEDSLSDFCIAAKFLTKRALNIDVIAKIFTPLWRAQNGFEIQNLGDHKMQFSFDNKANVDRILLSEPWSFDKDLVAMQRYEKKISMQELKFDRTSFWVQLHGIPPHYMTMDAAEKISAVIGEVSWPPDFKEADGSNFLRVRVSINLSLPLCRGRLMFLKNEKQTWISFRYERLPNLCYWCGRVTHDDKDCQMWIESEGTLLPDLRQFGPSIRAPTFISLRKNAITVLGFYSSKKTGTSSNSMVCDSSGQASVKSTMNPPVLVTSNHHRSSKLGNRLDTEISEKLSNACPGVTPINVPLHELIPINSSVINGINSHSIGPDIGVINGIDSQSIGPNKGVINGLNS from the coding sequence ATGGATGATCTTGCACAAGATTGGAGCCGTTTAACATTGTCTAATAGGGAAGGACCTAGCTGCTGCCTTACTGAAGAAGATAGCTTAAGTGATTTTTGTATTGCAGCGAAGTTCCTGACAAAGAGAGCTTTGAACATTGATGTGATCGCAAAAATTTTTACTCCTTTATGGAGAGCACAGAATGGCTTCGAAATTCAGAACCTTGGAGATCACAAAATGCAGTTTAGTTTTGATAATAAGGCGAATGTGGACAGAATTCTCCTAAGTGAACCGTGGAGCTTTGACAAGGACCTAGTGGCGATGCAACGTTATGAAAAAAAGATCTCTATGCAGGAGCTCAAGTTTGATAGAACAAGTTTTTGGGTCCAACTTCATGGCATCCCACCACACTATATGACAATGGACGCAGCAGAGAAGATTAGTGCAGTCATTGGAGAGGTCTCTTGGCCCCCTGACTTTAAAGAGGCAGATGGCAGCAATTTTCTACGAGTTAGGGTATCAATTAACTTATCCCTTCCATTATGCCGAGGACGTCTAATGTTTTTGAAGAATGAGAAGCAAACATGGATAAGTTTCAGATATGAGAGACTCCCTAATTTGTGCTATTGGTGTGGTAGGGTAACACATGATGATAAGGACTGTCAGATGTGGATTGAAAGTGAAGGAACGCTACTACCTGATCTAAGGCAGTTTGGTCCAAGTATTCGTGCCCCTACATTCATTTCGTTGAGGAAAAATGCGATTACTGTACTAGGGTTTTACTCATCCAAGAAAACAGGAACTAGCAGCAATTCTATGGTCTGCGATTCCTCAGGTCAAGCTTCGGTGAAATCCACAATGAACCCTCCCGTTCTGGTGACCTCCAACCATCATCGGAGTAGCAAGTTAGGCAACCGTTTGGACACTGAAATTTCTGAGAAACTCAGTAACGCATGCCCTGGCGTTACTCCAATTAATGTCCCGTTACATGAATTGATTCCCATAAATAGCAGCGTGATTAATGGGATAAATTCTCATTCAATTGGTCCGGATATAGGTGTGATTAATGGGATTGATTCCCAATCAATTGGTCCGAATAAAGGTGTGATTAATGGACTTAATTCCTAA